In Lewinellaceae bacterium, a single window of DNA contains:
- a CDS encoding pyruvate dehydrogenase complex dihydrolipoamide acetyltransferase produces the protein MAEVIRMPRMSDTMEEGNIVSWLKSEGEEVEAGETLAEVETDKATMELDSYFDGVLLHIAVKEGPVPIDGIIAVIGEKGEDWKKAIEKAEAGGNGKEDSGASASSDEGTAEKTEQEAKPAQEAAPAEATSSEDKRVKASPLARSMAKEAGINLSNLSGSGDGGRIVKQDIEKAMEKQGAAPQPVAAPAAQPDQPAQPQPARQEAPAKAEPQVVPFAFTGGGANYEEKPISQMRKTIARRLSESKFTAPHFYLTREVNMDRAVQLRERLKEVSPTKISFNDLVIKAAAAALRLHPAVNSSWLGDKIRTNKDVNVGVAVAVDEGLLVPVIRYADMKTLSQINVEVKDLAGLAKNRKLQPNQMEGNTFTVSNLGMFGIEEFTGIINPPDSCILAVGSIIQKPIVKKGEIVVGNMMKVTLSCDHRVVDGATGAQFLQTMTEILEDPIRLLV, from the coding sequence ATGGCAGAAGTAATACGCATGCCTCGCATGAGCGACACAATGGAAGAGGGCAATATCGTCAGCTGGCTAAAATCAGAAGGTGAGGAAGTAGAAGCCGGGGAAACCCTGGCTGAAGTGGAGACCGACAAAGCCACAATGGAACTGGACAGTTATTTCGACGGCGTTCTGCTACATATTGCCGTTAAAGAAGGCCCGGTGCCCATCGACGGCATCATCGCCGTAATCGGCGAAAAGGGGGAAGACTGGAAAAAGGCGATTGAAAAGGCTGAGGCCGGCGGCAACGGCAAAGAAGACAGCGGAGCTTCCGCTTCTTCCGATGAAGGCACAGCCGAAAAAACCGAGCAGGAAGCAAAACCAGCCCAGGAGGCGGCTCCGGCTGAAGCAACTTCTTCGGAGGACAAACGCGTCAAAGCCTCTCCTCTGGCCCGGAGCATGGCCAAAGAAGCGGGTATCAACCTGTCTAACCTCTCCGGCTCCGGCGACGGCGGCCGGATCGTGAAGCAGGATATCGAAAAGGCCATGGAAAAACAGGGGGCTGCGCCCCAACCGGTTGCTGCCCCTGCTGCCCAACCGGACCAGCCGGCTCAGCCACAACCAGCCCGGCAGGAAGCGCCGGCAAAGGCAGAGCCCCAGGTTGTGCCCTTCGCCTTCACCGGAGGCGGCGCCAACTACGAGGAAAAGCCCATCAGCCAGATGCGCAAGACCATCGCCCGCCGCCTCAGCGAAAGCAAATTTACCGCCCCGCATTTCTACCTCACGCGGGAAGTCAACATGGATAGGGCCGTGCAACTGCGCGAACGCCTCAAAGAAGTGTCGCCCACCAAAATATCTTTCAACGACCTGGTGATCAAAGCCGCAGCTGCTGCCTTGCGCCTGCACCCAGCCGTCAATTCTTCCTGGCTGGGCGATAAAATCCGCACCAATAAGGATGTAAACGTCGGAGTGGCGGTAGCGGTGGACGAAGGCCTGCTCGTACCGGTCATCCGGTATGCGGATATGAAGACCCTCTCTCAGATCAATGTAGAGGTGAAAGACCTGGCAGGCCTGGCCAAGAACCGAAAGCTGCAGCCCAATCAGATGGAAGGCAATACGTTTACCGTTTCCAACCTGGGCATGTTCGGCATCGAAGAATTTACCGGCATCATCAACCCGCCGGATTCCTGCATTCTGGCGGTAGGCTCCATCATCCAGAAACCCATCGTCAAGAAAGGGGAAATTGTCGTGGGCAACATGATGAAAGTCACCCTCTCCTGCGACCACCGGGTGGTGGACGGCGCCACCGGCGCTCAGTTCCTGCAGACGATGACGGAAATACTGGAGGATCCGATCCGGTTGCTGGTATAG
- a CDS encoding CoA-binding protein, producing the protein MKKTLVLGASTNPIRYSNAAVHRLAQGGFEVVPVGVQEGEISGVAIEQGQPALDDIHTITLYLNPQRQKEYYDYILSLNPQRIIFNPGTENPELMRLAREKGIEVEMACTLVMLAVGLY; encoded by the coding sequence ATGAAAAAGACTTTGGTTCTGGGCGCCTCCACCAACCCCATTCGCTACTCCAATGCCGCCGTTCACCGGCTTGCCCAGGGTGGGTTTGAAGTGGTTCCTGTGGGAGTGCAGGAAGGAGAGATTTCCGGCGTGGCCATCGAACAGGGGCAGCCGGCACTAGACGATATTCACACCATCACTTTATACCTCAACCCTCAGCGGCAGAAGGAGTATTACGACTACATCCTCAGCCTCAATCCCCAGCGCATCATCTTCAACCCCGGAACGGAAAACCCGGAACTCATGCGCCTGGCCCGGGAAAAGGGCATCGAGGTGGAGATGGCTTGTACGCTGGTGATGCTGGCGGTGGGGCTGTATTGA
- the mazG gene encoding nucleoside triphosphate pyrophosphohydrolase, protein MQHKLDAFARLLTIMDELREQCPWDRKQTFQSLRNLTIEEAYELADAILDENLDEIKEEIGDLMLHMVFYARIADEKGAFDIADALNDICDKLIKRHPHIYGDVQVNGEEDVKKNWEQLKLREGKKSVLSGVPRSLPAMVKAYRMQDKTKQVGFEWENSEQVWEKVEEELAEFREAMDQEFSQEKREEEFGDVLFSLINYARFQGIDPETALERVNRKFKKRFEYIEANATKSLEEMSLAEMDALWEEAKGK, encoded by the coding sequence ATGCAGCATAAACTCGATGCCTTCGCCCGGCTGCTCACCATCATGGACGAGCTGCGGGAGCAATGCCCCTGGGACCGCAAGCAAACATTCCAAAGCCTGCGCAACCTCACCATCGAGGAGGCCTACGAGCTGGCGGACGCCATCCTGGATGAAAACCTGGATGAGATCAAAGAAGAAATTGGCGACCTGATGTTGCACATGGTTTTCTACGCCCGGATCGCCGATGAGAAAGGCGCCTTCGACATTGCCGATGCGCTCAACGACATCTGCGACAAGCTCATCAAACGCCACCCTCACATCTACGGCGACGTGCAGGTGAACGGCGAAGAGGATGTAAAAAAGAACTGGGAGCAGCTCAAGCTCCGGGAAGGAAAAAAATCCGTCCTCTCCGGCGTGCCCCGTTCGCTGCCGGCCATGGTGAAGGCCTACCGCATGCAGGATAAGACCAAACAGGTCGGTTTTGAATGGGAAAACAGCGAGCAGGTTTGGGAAAAGGTGGAGGAAGAACTGGCGGAATTCCGGGAGGCCATGGACCAGGAGTTTTCGCAGGAAAAACGAGAAGAAGAATTCGGCGACGTCCTCTTTTCTCTGATCAACTACGCCCGTTTTCAGGGTATCGACCCCGAGACGGCGTTGGAGCGGGTCAACCGAAAGTTTAAAAAACGCTTTGAATACATCGAAGCCAACGCCACCAAAAGCCTGGAAGAGATGAGCCTGGCGGAAATGGACGCCCTGTGGGAAGAGGCAAAGGGAAAATGA
- a CDS encoding bifunctional nuclease family protein, with translation MRKIELDIVALSHSVTQSHNYAVVLGEQGGSRRLPIVIGSFEAQAIAVAMERMTPNRPLTHDLFKNTLETFNIELKEVIINNLLDGIFYARLICIKDSEIIEIDSRTSDALAMAVRFNCPIYTYEFILDAAGVVLEDTEEEGAPVEQRPQPKGKPAALSSYSIDDLNKMLDEVLGEENYERAAEIRDEIRRREQTS, from the coding sequence ATGAGAAAGATAGAACTGGACATCGTTGCGTTGTCACATAGTGTTACTCAATCCCACAATTACGCCGTGGTATTGGGCGAACAAGGTGGCTCCCGCCGCTTGCCGATCGTCATCGGCAGCTTTGAAGCGCAGGCCATCGCCGTGGCTATGGAACGCATGACCCCAAACCGCCCCCTTACCCACGATCTGTTTAAAAACACCCTGGAAACCTTCAATATAGAACTCAAAGAAGTCATCATCAACAACCTCCTGGACGGCATTTTCTACGCCCGCCTCATCTGCATTAAAGACAGCGAGATCATCGAAATCGACTCCCGCACCTCCGACGCCCTGGCCATGGCCGTGCGCTTCAACTGCCCCATTTATACCTACGAATTTATCCTCGACGCCGCCGGCGTCGTGCTGGAAGACACCGAAGAAGAAGGCGCCCCGGTGGAACAGCGCCCCCAGCCCAAAGGCAAACCTGCCGCCCTCTCCTCCTACTCTATCGACGACCTCAACAAGATGCTGGATGAAGTGCTGGGGGAAGAGAACTACGAGCGGGCAGCGGAGATTCGGGATGAGATTCGGCGGAGGGAGCAGACTTCTTGA
- a CDS encoding IS4 family transposase: MKHSTLKKAIQSTGISRRFGNIFAPDFLYSLGFFTGFTKKPGKLSTEAFVDSCLRMVMEEGWSASLASHCASLKANYGIELHPQSLDERFNESSEALMRCLFEQAMGLQLRESNPMKLLEVFEEVYVEDSTNLELPAVLKTLYKGSGGGASQAGLKIDALYGLRWGTLEVRFHNSCGSDHWQGVPKMPKKSLLLRDLGYFKIDDFQAVAQSGSFFLSRLMHHVNVYLDAKGEQELDLLSHLASMSENEIQSLKVYLGQKQLFEVRLILQKVPQAVAEHKRHKLKTDKQNKRKNLSERRLELCCANCYITNIPEELVADSQIMALYSLRWIIEILFKAWKSIGGLKEKMNRMKPHRFMCMLYAHMIAALMDSKLVHFFKIELWNLFGFKISELKAFKVLKSFKSQWWQALRKADVQQIQLILNDIAQTLLRLAGKRKYSHREHYCDFYICVKSQT, encoded by the coding sequence ATGAAACACTCTACTTTAAAAAAAGCCATTCAAAGTACGGGGATTAGCCGCCGATTCGGAAATATTTTCGCGCCGGATTTCCTTTACAGCTTAGGTTTTTTTACCGGGTTCACCAAGAAGCCTGGAAAACTGAGCACGGAAGCCTTTGTGGATAGTTGCCTGCGAATGGTTATGGAAGAAGGCTGGAGCGCAAGCCTTGCCAGCCATTGTGCAAGCTTGAAAGCCAACTATGGCATTGAACTACACCCCCAAAGCCTGGACGAGCGCTTCAATGAAAGCAGCGAAGCGTTAATGCGCTGCCTATTTGAACAGGCGATGGGCCTGCAATTGCGGGAAAGCAACCCGATGAAGCTCTTAGAAGTATTCGAAGAAGTGTACGTAGAGGATAGCACTAACCTGGAACTGCCGGCTGTTTTGAAAACGCTATACAAAGGCAGTGGCGGAGGTGCTTCCCAAGCAGGCTTGAAAATAGATGCCCTATATGGGCTGCGTTGGGGCACTTTGGAAGTACGCTTCCATAACAGTTGTGGTTCAGACCATTGGCAAGGAGTACCCAAGATGCCCAAAAAATCCTTGCTCTTGCGAGACTTAGGCTACTTTAAGATAGATGATTTTCAAGCTGTTGCCCAGTCCGGCTCATTCTTTTTATCGCGTTTGATGCATCATGTGAATGTTTATCTGGACGCCAAGGGAGAACAGGAATTAGATTTGTTAAGCCACTTGGCCAGCATGTCCGAAAATGAAATCCAGAGCCTGAAGGTTTATCTTGGCCAAAAGCAACTATTTGAAGTTCGCTTAATATTACAAAAAGTGCCTCAGGCAGTAGCCGAGCATAAAAGGCATAAACTCAAAACGGATAAGCAAAACAAGCGTAAAAACCTTTCTGAGCGCCGCCTGGAATTGTGTTGTGCCAATTGCTACATTACTAATATCCCTGAAGAACTGGTTGCTGATAGCCAAATTATGGCGCTATACTCTCTTCGGTGGATTATTGAGATTCTGTTCAAAGCCTGGAAATCCATTGGTGGCCTGAAAGAAAAGATGAACCGCATGAAACCTCACCGCTTCATGTGTATGCTTTATGCTCACATGATAGCCGCACTGATGGACTCCAAACTGGTTCACTTCTTCAAAATTGAACTCTGGAACCTGTTTGGCTTCAAGATCAGCGAACTGAAGGCTTTCAAAGTACTCAAATCCTTTAAGAGCCAATGGTGGCAGGCTTTAAGAAAAGCAGATGTGCAGCAAATACAGCTAATCCTGAATGATATCGCCCAAACCCTCCTGAGGTTAGCAGGCAAAAGAAAATATAGCCACAGGGAACATTACTGCGACTTCTACATATGTGTTAAATCACAAACCTGA
- a CDS encoding aminotransferase class I/II-fold pyridoxal phosphate-dependent enzyme has protein sequence MINLISDTVTKPTPGMLQAMLNAEVGDDVFGEDPTVNALEAKVAALFNKEAAVFCPSGTMTNQIAIKVHTQPLDEVVCDEYSHIYQYEAGGYAYNSGVAINLLRGVHGKITAAQVEEAIKPEFDWLPRTRLVVLENTCNKGGGSYYTLDEVRPVSKLCWQRGLALHLDGARIFNALVETGEPPQAIGEQFDSISVCLSKGLGAPVGSVLIGSKAFIKQARRFRKVMGGGMRQAGYLAAAGIYALDHQVERLKEDNERARKIGAVLAEMLYVSEVRPVRTNILIFDVKPPYTAASFLEELAGKGIKASPFGPQTVRFVTHLDFSEEMMERVIAVLKGLGK, from the coding sequence ATGATCAACCTAATCAGCGACACCGTCACCAAGCCCACCCCGGGTATGCTGCAGGCCATGCTGAACGCCGAAGTAGGGGATGACGTTTTTGGGGAAGACCCCACCGTGAACGCCCTGGAGGCAAAAGTGGCGGCCCTTTTCAACAAAGAGGCGGCGGTGTTTTGCCCCTCCGGCACGATGACCAATCAAATTGCCATCAAGGTGCACACTCAACCCCTGGACGAGGTCGTCTGCGACGAGTACTCCCACATCTACCAATACGAGGCGGGCGGTTATGCCTACAACTCAGGAGTGGCGATCAACCTGCTCAGGGGGGTGCACGGAAAGATCACCGCCGCTCAGGTGGAGGAGGCCATCAAACCGGAATTCGACTGGCTGCCCAGAACCCGGCTGGTGGTGCTGGAAAATACCTGCAACAAGGGCGGCGGCAGTTATTACACCCTGGATGAAGTGCGCCCCGTCAGCAAATTGTGCTGGCAGCGCGGGCTGGCCCTGCACCTCGACGGTGCCCGCATCTTCAACGCGCTGGTGGAAACCGGAGAGCCGCCCCAGGCAATAGGGGAGCAGTTCGACAGCATCTCCGTGTGCCTTTCCAAGGGGCTGGGCGCCCCGGTGGGGTCGGTGCTCATCGGCAGCAAGGCTTTCATCAAACAGGCCCGAAGGTTCAGAAAAGTGATGGGCGGCGGCATGCGGCAGGCGGGCTATCTGGCCGCCGCCGGCATCTACGCGCTCGACCATCAGGTGGAGCGGCTGAAGGAAGACAACGAACGGGCCAGAAAAATCGGCGCCGTACTGGCGGAAATGCTCTACGTGAGCGAGGTGCGCCCGGTGCGGACCAACATCCTCATCTTTGACGTGAAACCGCCGTATACGGCCGCCTCCTTCCTGGAAGAACTGGCCGGCAAAGGCATCAAAGCCTCTCCCTTCGGCCCGCAGACAGTGCGCTTCGTGACCCACCTGGATTTTTCGGAGGAGATGATGGAGCGGGTGATTGCGGTGTTGAAAGGATTGGGTAAGTAG